ATAGATTATTTTTTGCGAGAaaaacgagaaaaaaaaatgcaaattttaGCGActgcataataaatttataagaattacCATTTATTTGAAGTTGGGAGAGAGATTACACAGTTCAATAAATTGAATGTGATGAAATGATGATTGATTATTCATTCATAATATACAACTTCtctaattgaattttaattagaattgCCTTTAGTTATTCAATttcattttgtatttataataaatattcgcTTTCAAGTTTTCtaataatcaaatcaaacTAAGCTGTGATTAATCATCATGATTATATCCGAAGCGAAGCGCAAGACTGTCTTTGCTACGGTCATACACAAATTTGTGTTATATCCTGAATTATCTTTCTGCACATGTactgtactttttttttggatattaATCTAACCCGCTAAACATAGAAAATATACCCTTGCTTTatcgaaaaaaacaaaacaagaattttaatatgtacTGTGTTTTCATCTCAACTAATGTTGGAtgtttttttactaatttcttgtacatacatattttttttttgtattagtgATGGACTTTAATGGTTTCGttagttttttttgaataataattaaaaataagaaattaaataaaacatttattgGATATCATTTATGCAGTACTGCACGAAGCTaagaatcaattaataaattaataagcgaacaaatatattaaatttaaattataatttatcctTGGCTTATGTAATGTACAGCAGCGTATATTATGAATGATagtttttacaattattgcTGATCTAGCAaagtcttaaaaaaaaatgttgccaCCTGATCACCAACATTGAGGTGATGCAGGGAGGAAAAAATGAAGGAGTGGGAAAGGGAAAGATTTAATTGATTGAACATGcgataatatttcatttaattaactATCATAATAGATGGAGAGGTAAAGAAAGAAGgaagccctataaaaaattttatccgttatttctgtaaaaaaacCGTAAACATGAGCCTTTCGCGGATCtattcacggatccattcacaggaaaatgtaaatgatttgataaattccgtgatataagttattaattccggagccttttaagaaaaaaagatggaatataaaacaGATCGACTTAGAAATGGAAAGGCAAGAGAGGTAAAGGAGAGAGAAGGAAGGACAAAAGAGGGACGAATAAAAAGACAGACAAGGAGAGAAAGGGAAGGGCAGGAAAAAGTATAATCCATGGTGCCATTTTCTATGTTAATTTCAGTAATAATTATTGGAATATAGAGGTgtctatataaatatgaataaagtaacttaattaatctaatatattcattaattacaaattcattttttcatgACTGATTATGAGTTTTATTTCTTATACTATGGAGgagataatttaaataactaaagaagaaaaaaaatttttgaaaactttTCAGTATACAGAATTTCACATTTTGTGTTTGGCTTATAGATAGTGAATAAATTGTTATTCCTTGCTACCACTCATAACTAAACACTTGTACTACCAATACACCGATTAGAAAAAGTTTAATCATTTGGTTCATGTTGAATATtgagtaattttaataaatccttTTTCATATCTTGGAATTCACCAGCTTCCCATTCTCCCTCACTAATCAATTCTTTAATCATTTTTCGAGTCTTAACAATATCAGCATAGTaatatcttgaataaaataaattaaaaattagcaataataattaaataaattagaatatacAAATTTAGGCATACATTGCATTAGTAGGAAACCAATCTTCACGACGTCTTGTATGTGGCAACATATAAAACATTTCAATATCAGCTAAAATCTGAAATACagtataaaagtaaatattttgatattttggaaatatattatacctaatttaaattcttttataaaatattacctCTGCCTTTTGTACCAAGTATGAAACTCTATTGTTTTCTTTCTCAATCGCCATATTAAGTAatccaataaataaattcataaggTATATAACAATTaggaaagaaaataataagatGTATATTACAAGAGCTggattttctttatattccCATTTATTAGTTAAAGCACTTGTATCacctattaaataaaaaaattatagttatacatttttaaatgaaataagaGAAATGAATCATACCTGTAAGAAATAGGTACACCGCAAAAAGTGCAGTCTTATAGTCTGTAAACATATTAGTATTCTCATCAGGTACTTGAACAAATGATGCACCTTGTGTGATAGTTTCATTTTCTACTCTATTGTAAGTAGTATTTAAATTCCAAGGATTATTGGGGTCATCATTAATTGTGGGTTGATCTAAAGAATATTCAAGTTTTGGTCttaaaatgatcaaaaaagCATGGGCAAAGCTAAtgactataataaaaaaaataaccagaaaataaaatatctgcTTTGTAACACCAACTATTATTGCAAAATAGACACCAAATGACTCAAATGCTCTAAAGAACAACAAAAATTTTAGGTCTAACAAGAGACATGAAAATGAAAGCCAAAAAGTTTTTACATTAACTCTGCATAACAAACAAATGGAAGTCAAAGTAGGAACTAAATAAGCTCCTAAATCTGCAAAATAAATtcagattatattttagtaattttaaaaaatttaattataaaaaaagtatattattcTCACCAAAAAAGTTCCAATAATCGTCAATCCATTTACTAGGACTATAAATAAACTGACGAACTTCAAAACTAAGATGAATAAGTCCAAGTATGAATGAAGCAATTAGAAGATGACTTTGATCATTACTATTAATTTGAGGAACTGATGCAGCGGCAGTAAAGCATCCAAGAAAAACATTAAACCCAATCCAAATTATTGCATAATAATACTTTCCATAATTAtcccatttaaaattaattaatgattccCCATTCcatgttttataaatatctcTATTTATTGTTTCAACAAATGGACTAGGTTGAGGGTTGATTAATTCCAAAATCCAATTATATTCTTTTGGATagttaacaaaattaatataagaattcataaaaataatagcTGGTGTTGctcttattttaaataattctgaagaaactattttaatataaaaataaaaagcagaaaagtataaattatgaaaattatcaaTGTCAAAAGTATAATCAAGTTTGAATAACCTAATAGGAAAACTAAGTATTacttttatcattataaaaatcatattaaaaaataaaatatttaacatattcaaaataatttgaagaaCATATAGTAGAGTGAATAATATTGGATGATTACTATATAACATATGACATTTTGTATCATATTTTGGCAACCATGagtttgaattaattattttaggatgttgtaaaaaagaataaaggtgtaaattatcaagatattctttgtgatttatattataaaaaggtgaGTCTATGATCATTGTTGTTTccaatgaatattttaaaatataatctggATAATATTCATTCAATAATGGCATTGTGGAAGTAATGATACCTAAAAACACACTATTGTTTCCTAAatcttgtttaaaataattgatgcATTTTTTATAGACTTCAtctattaattctaaattatattctttaattgcaaatgttaataattcaacaccatatttcaaaagaatttccTTGTTATCTTTTACATATGAAATCCATTTATCATTCAAATCAAAACTATCATAATTTGGTAAAGGTAAATCAGTTTTTgaatatactttataataattatattttaatatccaAAATTTCACCAAAGAACTCATTTGATATACACTTTCAGAAATGGTAGATAATCCATCAAtttgttcaaaaaattttataaacaattttatacccaatgaattatttttaggaTAAGTTGCATGAAATGGATAATTTATGGCATAAAAATAAGTCAATGAAATAGATCTTATACTTTCATTAAAAGTGTAAATAAGAAGACCGATTGTTGTTAATACAATAATTCCATTGTTATTAAGTAATCTTAGTTCAAGTATCCAACCATCTATTGTatgatttatatgaattaattccccatttttgttaattttttcattaattattatattccatATATCCTTCCAAtgagtatttaatttttcaagttCATCAGAAGACTTAATTTTCGACAAATTTGGTATGATATCTTTAAAAAGTGCGCGTATCATATTCATATCCatatacgaaaaaaataaacgaataTTTAAGTGGTCATATGTTTCCTTTTCATAAGAACATAAGTACATGTTCCAGCTTTTCACAATATCACATTTATTACAATCTTTGGACGGGAGGttcaattttgatatattttctTCAAGTTTAATCTTCCAAACATCTCCATCTAAAATTCCAAAAGCGAAATTGGTAGCAATATGAATGTTTTTCGGAAGAGTTGGTAGATTTTCGGTCTGATATTTTATTGGTAATTTGTTTTTCTCTTTTAAACTACCTAAACATTTTTTCCAACAATTTTCCATAATGAGATTATAAATTTCACCATCCAGTAAAGGAAGTAATAAtggatataaaatattatgttccataaaattatatagatctgaataaaatagaaaataatttattagtattaatgataataaagcttatataattttaaaagactataccattattatttatatctaaaGAAGCAATAGGAATTCCTAATTCAATcgaataaatagtaattttatccTTGATTCTTAGGCAGACAAACTTTTTATTACTAGAAATTTTGATATCTTTTATTtctaactattttaaaataattaataattaattgtttatatttcCGAAGAATTTTAGAactaataactttttaatacacAGTATTTCGTTACCTTATTCTCAAAACCGGTGCTTTTTGTTTTTCGCTTGGAACcttttggatttttttctacctattttaaaataaataataattaattatttatattttcgaATAATTTTACTCTTTTAATACACAATATTTCGTTACCTTATTCtcaatatttttctattttaaaataaaataataattaattatttatacagtatcttcgaattaataactttttaatatacagtaattcGTTACCTTGctcacaatatttttaaatgttatgcTTTTTTTAGTATCAAGATCCCACTCATGAATGTAAttgtttgataataaataaagtttaccacattttgatatttcaataaaatctaCATTTTCGAGTACAGCGTAATTTAATTCATTCCACCACCACCATTTAAACCATTTGTTATCTTTCCAATAAAggttaattttatcaaatttacgAAATATGTGACCAAACATATGATCAAATATATGATCATTAACATCGTGATCTTGATCTTGATTatctatatatacaataaatttaccaTTTAAATCAAAGGTACTATGTAATTTATGTTCTTTATTTGATGGATTAATTCCAATACATGACATATATAGAAATGGgttgataaatatttctttattattatcactcATATTGActatatctaaattttttttttaaaaaaaaatattaatcattgTAATTAAGtacttaattaaatattaattatcacttacttaaaatttttctgtTATTGTAAATACAGGCAAGTCTTCTATCATCGGAAACACATATTTGGTCtataatatctattttttctttaatatctatttcttctttaacatctatttcttctttaataacatcacttaatttaaatgatttgtCTAATTTAAGTGGACCTTCATCCGTATCCTCAACGTCCCAACCGACAAATGAACGATCTTCTTGACTATAAGTAACAAGGTATTTTTCATTTGGTGATACTTCTATCTTCGTAATAGGTTTACCGTTATGTGGTTTAGATTTCTCATTTTCGATAGCGATTTCAATATTGtcaatcattttataaattgttaaatccCTAACGGTGAATAGAAAGAAAACACAAGGAAATGCcttatatttatgattttatttcacaCTATTTGGAGGCTGAACCTGGCAACCCGCTGTAGTAggcataaataatttaataattacggAAATGTCAATTAGGCAATACCCGTCACAATTGAAAATTCTGACGGATCTCCCACAGCCTATACCACTGTCCTCAACCTCGTACTTAGCCATTTTACACGAGAAAGTACAGTACTTGCgccaaataaaatttgcaaaacataaaaattattccGCAACAATATCCAATCCACAAATTCTTGTTTGTGGCTTTTTGGTTAAAACTAAAAGGCAAAGTACCACAAACCGGTTTTAACATACATTAACCTTCCGGATAATTTTTTGACGTGCATAATAGGAcccataaataatatatatatatggtagGGACGTAGGGTACACGGGGACAGGGTACACAGAGTTAGGCggagtaaagttttgatttgctCCATAGTTAggtctttttttaaaaaattagtttgtgTAAATTTGACGCCACCTAACCCTATACAGTACTgcagtatatatatttctgggtccttgcataatatttgtttattagatcagaaatatttatttatttgcaactttaataattagaactttttaatataaacaaatataatatacagtatttcgCAAAGTGATACAAAGTGATCATTTTAAAACAGAATAGCTTCCTTTTTAAGAGTAAGCCAAGCCCAGGCTCCTTATTAGACATTCGCATCAGTGGCGCAA
Above is a window of Rhizophagus irregularis chromosome 15, complete sequence DNA encoding:
- a CDS encoding uncharacterized protein (SECRETED:cutsite_TSA-LT; SECRETED:prob_0.7126); SECRETED:SignalP(1-22), which translates into the protein MFTDYKTALFAVYLFLTGDTSALTNKWEYKENPALAEILADIEMFYMLPHTRRREDWFPTNAIYYYADIVKTRKMIKELISEGEWEAGEFQDMKKDLLKLLNIQHEPND